The sequence below is a genomic window from Brevibacillus agri.
ACCAGGAGCGCAAATGGCCTTTGCATTCGTTGACCGCAATCCGGTACAGCCATGTATGAACCGTGCTCTCCCCGCGAAACCGGGGCAGATGCCGATACACTTTGACAAACACTTCTTGAGTTATATCTTCAGCCAGACTGTGATCCTTGACCAGAAAAGTGACCAGCCGAAGGACCCGCGTCCCGTACTCTTGCATGATCTGTTCGAATGCAGCGTCTGCCGTAGGCTGCAACGTATCCAAGGGCGCGACCTCCTTCACGCAAATCCTTTACTGGTTAGATGCAGCCGCGTAGATTTTGTTACAGGGAAGGGGCGGAATTTTTTTTGGCAATGATCGTCCAGCGCGTCGCCGCCCCCGGAGCGCCCGGTAGTTCGGCAAACGGATAGCCGCCGTGCTGCCAGCGATCCAGCTCGTACTCTTCCGTTTGCTCTGGCGGCTGGCTGCGGTGGCAAACGACGTTTTCCCTGCTTTGCACGACGTTGTAGCCCGAAGATTCCAGGAGCAACTCCAGCTCTCCCGGCAACAGCAGCGCCAGCTCGCGCTCCACTCGGTAGCGCGGCTGCTCCACCTGCTCCACAAACGTCTCATAGGTCAGCGTATAGCGGAACTTTTGCTCGGCAATGAGCGTTTCTCCCTCGACTTTTTGGTACACCATCCGGTCCGGGAACACAAACTTGCGCTGCATGAGCGACCATTTGCGGTTCACCGGCGGCAGGAGCAAGTCAATCGCCACTGTTCCGCCTTCTGTCAAATGCCGGGCAACGACCGAAAGCAACTGCCGCTGTTCCTCTCTACAGGTCGCCTGCTGAAAAATGCCTTCGGGCAGCAGCACATGGGTAAAGCGGGAAGCAAGCTGCAACTCCTGTACATTTTGCTCGATCAGCTCAAGCAGTTCCTCGTTGTCCTTGAGCATGCGCCGCTTCTTTTTTGTCGCGATCTCCAGCATGTCAGGGCTATTGTCCACGCCGCAGACGGACAAGCCGCAGCGCGCCAGCTCAATGGCAATGCGCCCTGTGCCTACGCCAAGCTCGAGCACGGACACCGGGGCTTGCTCTGCTTCTTGCAGCAGCCAGTTGCGGTAAAACGCGATGCCCGCTTTTCCGGCAAACTGGTCGTAATAGGTGGCTTCCAATCCGGAGTATGTGGCCTCCGGAAGGCGCACGTGCCGCCCCTCTCCTTGCATCCCACAGGTCGTACAGACCGAGCCTGCCAAATGCGAAAAAGGCACCCCTGGTGGGACGCCGTTTTTTGTATCGCCTAGCCATTCGTCGTAGCGGAACTTGCATACTTGGCAACTGTACACACTCATAATGCTTTGACCTCCTGTCGCGATTGCTGGACGCGGACCGCTTCCGAAAAGAAATAAACGTGTTTTTTCCCCGTGATCGGATGGGTGACCACCTCTGTCTCTACCCCGAAAACATCGCGAATCAACCCGGGTTCAAGCACTTCCTCCGGCGTGCCGGAAGCAACCAGCTCCCCGTCGCGAATGACGTACAGCCGATCGCAGTACATGGCGGCGATATTCAGATCATGCAGCGAGGAAAACACGGTAATCCCGAGCGTCTTGACCAGATCCATCACCTGTAGCTGGTACCGGACGTCCAGATGGTTGGTCGGCTCGTCCAATACGAGAAACTCGGCTTGCTGGACCAGCGCTCTTGCAATCAGCACGCGCTGCTTTTCTCCGCCAGACAAGGAAAAAAAGCTGCGCGAGGCGTACGCCTGCATGCCGACCCGCTCCAGCGCCTCTTCACAGATGCGGCTGTCCGCCGGGGTATCGGTTTGAAACAGCCTTTTATGGGGTGAGCGCCCCATCATGACGATTTCCATGACGGTAAAGTCAAACTCGATCGACGACTCCTGGCGCACGACCGCCATGCGCTGCGCATTTTGCCGGGCGGTAAGCTCGTACACGTCAGCCCCGTCCAGGGAAATGAATCCGCTGCGCGGCTCGAGCGCCCGATAAATGCTTTTGAGCAGGGTGGACTTTCCGCTGCCATTCGGCCCGATCAGCCCCACAAATTCGCCGGAGCGAACCGTCAGGCTAACGTCGCGCAAAATCGTTTTTTTCTCCAGCTCGACCGAAATGTTCTCCACATGCAGATTCATCGCCCGCTACCTCCGAAAGAATATGAGCTGCGCATCATCAACCAAATAAAGAACGGACCGCCGCACAGCGCCGTGATAATCCCGATCGGCAGCTCTTCCGGCGCAAACGCAAGCCGGGCGATCACGTCCGCCCAGATCAGGAAAATGGCCCCGAACAAGGCGCTGACAGGCAGGACGCGACGATGGTCCGAGCCGACGATGACGCGAACGATATGCGGCATCATCAAGCCGACAAAGCCGATAGACCCGCTGATCGAGACGATGACGCCCGTCAAAAGCGCGGTAATGACCAGCAGCAGCTTGCGAAATTGCACCGTATTGACGCCCAGCGTCCCCGCCGCTTCTTCGCCCATCAGCATCGCATTGAGCGAACGGTATTGCGTCAACAGGACAATCAGACAGATGACGACGATCAGCGTCGGTATGGTCAAATACTCCCACTTCCCTCCGGCCAGACTGCCGCTCATCCAGAACAGGACAGAGCGGATGCCGTGCTCGTTGGGCGCGGAAAAAATAATCAGGCTGGTGATCGCAGACAGGATGGCGGAAATCGCGATGCCGGCCATGAGCAGACGCACCGTCGAGTTTTGCCCGCCGATGCGGGACAAGGTAAAAATAAGCAGGATCGAGACGAGCGATCCGGTGAAAGCACCGAAAGAAAGCGCGAATTGTCCGTACATGCTGAATGCTCCGAACAAAATGACCAGCGTCGCTCCGGCCGATGCGCCCGAGGAGACTCCCAATATGTACGGATCTGCGAGGGAGTTGCGAACCAGAGACTGGATCGCCACCCCCACAACAGACAGGCCGGCCCCGACGACAGCCCCCAGCAGGACGCGGGGAAACCGAATGTCCCAGATAATGGTCTGTTCTCCTTTTGACCAATCCACTTCCACCCATTGATTGACCAGCGGGAGATTCGCCAAGGCAATTTTCCATACCGTCGCTGGTTTGATTTCCACCGAGCCGAGTGTCACCGCAAACGTAATCGAGACGACAAGCCCGATCAGCAGGGCAACGATGATGAAGGGCATCTTGATCTTGTGCAGGGCCGTTCCCTCCTTGTCTAAGCAGCCGTTTCTTATTTGAATGTATCCGGGTGCAGACCTTCCGCGAGAATTTTCAGCGCGATCGGTGCGCGTACCCCTTCGGACGCTGCGGACAATGGCAGCACGATCAGACGTTTGTTCTGGATCGCTGGCACGTCAGCCAGTTCCTTTTTGGACAACAGGAAGTTTTGTTTTTGCTCGATCGTCTTGTCGCCGTAGTCGACCACGACGATGACGTCTGGCTTGCGGTTCACGACTTCTTCCCAGCTTACGGTCGCCCAGCCTTTTTGAATGTCGTCGAACACGTTTTTGCCGCCTGCCGCTTTAATCAGAGAAGTCATGTAGTTGTTGGCAGCGGTCAGCGGCTGGTCTTCTCCGCTGTCGTACACGAACACGTTCAGCGGCTTGTCCACCGTGCCGATTTTGCTCACGGTTTGCTCGATTTCCGCTTTCATTTTGCCAATCAGTTCGTTCGCCTTGTCTTCTACGCGGAAAATGCGGCCGATGTTTCGAATATCGGCGAACACGTCGTCAATCGTCGGACCCGGCTTGTTCGAGGACTCTTGCAGGTACGATTTGATTCCCGCCTTTTCCAAGTCCTCCATCGAGCCTACGCCTTTGTCGCCAAATGCGCTTTTCCAGCCTGCGTAGACGAAGTCAGGGTTTGCGGCCAAAAGCACTTCTTTGGTCGGATACTTGTCAGACAGGACTGGTACCTTGTCGTAGTCGGCTTTCAGCTCAGGCAAAATGTGATCGTCCAGGTACGCGGTTCCGACCATTTTGTCAGCCAGCCCCAGCGCGAGCATGACTTCGGTTACGTGCTGGTTCATTGTCACAGCGCGTTTTGGCGCTTCCGGGTACGTCATCTCGATCCCGTTGGTCACAATCGTGACGGGCTTGTTGTCAGCAGCAGGCTGGGCCGTTTGCTCCGAGCCAGCATTCGCCACCGTGGATTCGGTCGTAGCAGGTGCTGCCGAGCTGCATGCGGACAAAAGCAGCATAATCGCTGCCAGCGCTGCCATCCAGAAACCGTGGAAGGCTTTTTTTCTCTTACGGATTGTACTCATCTGGTAACCCCTCTTCTTTTGTTGTTGGCATGATGAAAATGAAGCGTTATGTAAATCGTAATGATTACGAATTACACCTTTACTATACAGAGAGCCTGCTTGTTTGGCAACACAGGAAATGCATCACCCCTTTCACAGCCTCGACCGCCACGGCGATGTTCATAGAAAAAAGCACCCCCCAGTTTCCAATCGGGAGGTGCTTGACATACGTAGACATGCCTATAGATTCGGCGTTGCCAATGACGCCTGTTCCTAGTCTGCTTCCACATCTGTCCCATCCTCGTGGGTCGATTGTAAATCATCTCATGGCAGGTCTCCTGGCTTACGAATCATCATCCCCAGCGCCCTTCCCATTTTTCGTCGCGCGAAAAACAGTGGCTTTTTTGCTGGACACTCCTCGTTACAGTGGCGGGACCGCGCCGGATTTTCACCGGACTTCCCTATTAAGCTGGCGGAACCAAACGATTCCGGGCAGCACCATCAGATTCATATAAAATTGTGAGTTTGAAGCCTTATCCGATCACCGTCAGTTTTTTCGGGAACTTGCTCAACACTTCTACGCCTGTTTCGGTTACGAGCACATCGTCCTCGATGCGCACGCCGCCTGCTCCCGGCAAGTACACCCCTGGTTCAATGGTGAACACCATGCCTGGGCGCAGCGTTTCCTGATTTTGCCCATGCACGGACGGATATTCGTGCACATCCATGCCGAGGCCGTGCCCCAGACGGTGAATGAAGTAATCGCCGTAGCCTTTTGCGGCAATGACGTCGCGAGCGGTCTGGTCGAGATGGGCAAACGTCACCCCTGGACGAACTTCGGCAATCGCCGCCTCGTTCGCTGCCAGCACCGTTTCGTAAATATCGCGCAGTTGCTCGCTGATCTGGCCGACAGCAAACGTACGGGTAATATCGGAAACGTAGCCGTCCGCTGCTACCCCGATGTCAAACAGGAGCAAATCGCCTTCCTGCACTTTGCGCGAACCAGGCGTTCCGTGCGGCAATGCCGATTTTTCCCCCGCCAAAACCATCGTGGAAAAAGACGGGCCGTCCGCTCCCAGACGCTTCATCTGGTATTCCAGCTCCGCGACGATTTCCATTTCGGTCTGGCCGATTTTGAATGTTTTCAACGTCTCGCCGAGTGTATCTTCAATCAGTTGGACAGCCTTTTGCAAACGAGCCACTTCGTCTGCCGATTTAATCAGGCGCATTTCGCGCAGCGGCTCTTCCACATCCGCGTAGCTCTCTGCACAGATGACTTGTCCCAGCGCCTCGTAACGCTCTACGGTCATGTGGCTTTTTTCGATGCCCAGCTTCTTCAGGTTCGCTGGCAACACTTGCTTGAGAAGCTCGTAAGGATTCTCAATATCCGTATGCGTATGAATCGTCTGAACAGTCGAAGCCGCTGCTGCCGCTTCGCGGTCAAGGGCGGGAACGATCAGGGATGGCTCGCCCTGGGCTGGAATAACCAGACCCATAAAGCGTTCATGCGGATCGGTAAAAAAGCCGGTCAAATAGTAAACGTGCTTGGGAGAGGTGATGACTACCGCGTCGAGCTCTTGTTTGGTCAAAAATTCGTGCAGTTTCGAAATGCGCTCCAAATACACCTGCGTCACCTTCGCTTTCGACAAGATTCTTCCTCGAGAATACCATTTCCCTGTCCAAAAAAGAAGAGCGGAACGGAAAATTCTCTCTTGAAACGGACACCATATGCTAGGGGTGAATAACCAACATGGAACCAACCATCGTACAACTGGACAGCCACCGCATCGCCTGCCACCTGTCAGGGCGCGGCACGCCACTCGTGTGCATTCACGCCCCGTGCATCGGCTCTGTCAACTTCGACTATCAAGAGCCGCTTGCGGATGTTTGCCAACTCGTCGTGCCAGACCTCCCGGGGCATGGCGACAGCTCCCCGCTGGCTGGACCTACGACCATGCGCGAGCTTGCCAGCGTGATTCACGGGCTTTGCCAGTCGCTCGGACTTGAGCGTCCGTTGCTTTTGGGGTACTCGCAGGGGGCTTCGCTCGTCCTCGAATACTGCCTCCGCTTTCCCGAAAACGTGCGCGGCGCCATCCTCGTCAGCGCCTTTTCCGAAGTAACCGACTTTTCGTTGCACAGCCGTTTTCTGCTCGCCCAATCGCTGTCCTGCCTGCACGCAGCTCCGCTGATTGCCAGGTCGATCGCCGCCTCTCATCTCGACGACCCGCTTGCTCGCTCCCGCTGGATTGAGCATGGCAGCCAAACAGATGCAGCGAGCCTCCGCCACCTGTACGCCGCCGGGCACCGCTACAATTGCACGGATCAGTTGAGCCAGCTCAAGCTGCCGATGCTGCTCGTCTATGGCGCAGACGATGCGAACATGTTGCCGTATGCCAGGCTACTGGAAAAAAAGCTTCCGCAAGCGGAACTGGTGATGGTGCCGTCGGTCAAGCACCAGGTCGTCACGCGCGCCGCAGCAACGTTCAACCAACTATGCCGCCAATGGCTGAACTGAACAAAAAAAGAGGCGAAAAGGACTGCCTGCGTCCCTTTACGCCCCTTTTGCTGCGTATCAGTTTTTCATCCGCGGGTCAAGCGCATCCCGCAATCCGTCCCCGATCAGGTTGAAGCCGAGAACCGTCAGCATGATCGACAAGCCCGGGAAAATGACTGTCCACGGCGCCTTCTGGATGTACTGGCGAGAATCGGAAAGCATTTTCCCCCACTCCGGCTCCGGCGGTTGGGCACCAAGCCCGAGGAAGCCGAGCGCTGCCGCTTCGATAATCGCTGTCGCAATCCCCATCGTCCCCGTCACGATGATCGGCGCCAGGCTGTTCGGCAAAATGTGCTGCATGAGAATGCGCGAGTCTTTCATCCCGATTGCGCGGGCCGCCATGACGAACTCCTCTTCCTTCAGGCTCAACACGCGCGAGCGCACCAGACGTCCAAAGGTCGGAATGTTGATGATGGCAATGGCCAGTAGCGCATTTTGCAAGGATGGCCCCAGAATGGCGACAATCGCAATCGCCAGAAGAATGCTTGGAAACGCCAGCATGATGTCAAAAACGCGAGAGATGACGGTATCAATCCATCTGCCGTAAAAGCCCGCCAAGAGGCCCAAAATCGTGCCTGCCACGACGGAGCCGATGACCGAGAAGGTCCCGACCCACAAGGAAATGCGCGCACCGTAAACGACGCGGCTAAACACATCCCGCCCGTTGTAATCTGTTCCAAACCAATGCTCTTCGGACGGCGGCTTGTTTTTCATCACCAGCTCCCCCTCGTCATACGGGTACGGAGCAATCACTGGCGCAAAGACGGCAACTGCCACGAAAAACAGAATGATCGCCAGCCCCACCATCGCGAGCTTGTTTTTCCGCAAGGCTCTCCAAGCTTCCCGCCAAGGAGAGACAACTTCTTCCTCTTTTACTCTCAGGGATACCGTCTGTACTTGTGTCTCTGCCATGTCTCTTCGTCCCT
It includes:
- a CDS encoding ABC transporter substrate-binding protein translates to MSTIRKRKKAFHGFWMAALAAIMLLLSACSSAAPATTESTVANAGSEQTAQPAADNKPVTIVTNGIEMTYPEAPKRAVTMNQHVTEVMLALGLADKMVGTAYLDDHILPELKADYDKVPVLSDKYPTKEVLLAANPDFVYAGWKSAFGDKGVGSMEDLEKAGIKSYLQESSNKPGPTIDDVFADIRNIGRIFRVEDKANELIGKMKAEIEQTVSKIGTVDKPLNVFVYDSGEDQPLTAANNYMTSLIKAAGGKNVFDDIQKGWATVSWEEVVNRKPDVIVVVDYGDKTIEQKQNFLLSKKELADVPAIQNKRLIVLPLSAASEGVRAPIALKILAEGLHPDTFK
- a CDS encoding Xaa-Pro peptidase family protein, which translates into the protein MYLERISKLHEFLTKQELDAVVITSPKHVYYLTGFFTDPHERFMGLVIPAQGEPSLIVPALDREAAAAASTVQTIHTHTDIENPYELLKQVLPANLKKLGIEKSHMTVERYEALGQVICAESYADVEEPLREMRLIKSADEVARLQKAVQLIEDTLGETLKTFKIGQTEMEIVAELEYQMKRLGADGPSFSTMVLAGEKSALPHGTPGSRKVQEGDLLLFDIGVAADGYVSDITRTFAVGQISEQLRDIYETVLAANEAAIAEVRPGVTFAHLDQTARDVIAAKGYGDYFIHRLGHGLGMDVHEYPSVHGQNQETLRPGMVFTIEPGVYLPGAGGVRIEDDVLVTETGVEVLSKFPKKLTVIG
- a CDS encoding methyltransferase domain-containing protein, which gives rise to MSVYSCQVCKFRYDEWLGDTKNGVPPGVPFSHLAGSVCTTCGMQGEGRHVRLPEATYSGLEATYYDQFAGKAGIAFYRNWLLQEAEQAPVSVLELGVGTGRIAIELARCGLSVCGVDNSPDMLEIATKKKRRMLKDNEELLELIEQNVQELQLASRFTHVLLPEGIFQQATCREEQRQLLSVVARHLTEGGTVAIDLLLPPVNRKWSLMQRKFVFPDRMVYQKVEGETLIAEQKFRYTLTYETFVEQVEQPRYRVERELALLLPGELELLLESSGYNVVQSRENVVCHRSQPPEQTEEYELDRWQHGGYPFAELPGAPGAATRWTIIAKKNSAPSL
- a CDS encoding FecCD family ABC transporter permease, with protein sequence MPFIIVALLIGLVVSITFAVTLGSVEIKPATVWKIALANLPLVNQWVEVDWSKGEQTIIWDIRFPRVLLGAVVGAGLSVVGVAIQSLVRNSLADPYILGVSSGASAGATLVILFGAFSMYGQFALSFGAFTGSLVSILLIFTLSRIGGQNSTVRLLMAGIAISAILSAITSLIIFSAPNEHGIRSVLFWMSGSLAGGKWEYLTIPTLIVVICLIVLLTQYRSLNAMLMGEEAAGTLGVNTVQFRKLLLVITALLTGVIVSISGSIGFVGLMMPHIVRVIVGSDHRRVLPVSALFGAIFLIWADVIARLAFAPEELPIGIITALCGGPFFIWLMMRSSYSFGGSGR
- a CDS encoding ABC transporter permease, with the protein product MAETQVQTVSLRVKEEEVVSPWREAWRALRKNKLAMVGLAIILFFVAVAVFAPVIAPYPYDEGELVMKNKPPSEEHWFGTDYNGRDVFSRVVYGARISLWVGTFSVIGSVVAGTILGLLAGFYGRWIDTVISRVFDIMLAFPSILLAIAIVAILGPSLQNALLAIAIINIPTFGRLVRSRVLSLKEEEFVMAARAIGMKDSRILMQHILPNSLAPIIVTGTMGIATAIIEAAALGFLGLGAQPPEPEWGKMLSDSRQYIQKAPWTVIFPGLSIMLTVLGFNLIGDGLRDALDPRMKN
- a CDS encoding heme ABC transporter ATP-binding protein yields the protein MNLHVENISVELEKKTILRDVSLTVRSGEFVGLIGPNGSGKSTLLKSIYRALEPRSGFISLDGADVYELTARQNAQRMAVVRQESSIEFDFTVMEIVMMGRSPHKRLFQTDTPADSRICEEALERVGMQAYASRSFFSLSGGEKQRVLIARALVQQAEFLVLDEPTNHLDVRYQLQVMDLVKTLGITVFSSLHDLNIAAMYCDRLYVIRDGELVASGTPEEVLEPGLIRDVFGVETEVVTHPITGKKHVYFFSEAVRVQQSRQEVKAL
- a CDS encoding alpha/beta fold hydrolase, with product MEPTIVQLDSHRIACHLSGRGTPLVCIHAPCIGSVNFDYQEPLADVCQLVVPDLPGHGDSSPLAGPTTMRELASVIHGLCQSLGLERPLLLGYSQGASLVLEYCLRFPENVRGAILVSAFSEVTDFSLHSRFLLAQSLSCLHAAPLIARSIAASHLDDPLARSRWIEHGSQTDAASLRHLYAAGHRYNCTDQLSQLKLPMLLVYGADDANMLPYARLLEKKLPQAELVMVPSVKHQVVTRAAATFNQLCRQWLN